The following are encoded in a window of Blastocatellia bacterium genomic DNA:
- the gcvPB gene encoding aminomethyl-transferring glycine dehydrogenase subunit GcvPB has translation MKETPCHVSRDEALIFERSRPGRTAYSVPPLDVPTVPLETWIEARFLRTEPVAGMPEVSEVDVVRHFTRLSRWNYAVDVGLYPLGSCTMKYNPKMNERVARLEGFAFHHPLTPEELSQGSLEVLKTLEELLCEITGMAAGCLQPAAGAHGELTGLLLIRACLEARGDARRKVLIPDSAHGTNPASAAICGYSVQTIPSNERGLIDLDALRRAADRDLAALMLTNPNTLGLFEEEIEEIVRIVHEAGGLVYMDGANMNALVGIARPGDMGVDVIHLNIHKTFSTPHGGGGPGAGPVLVTAELEPFLPVPRIVRRHDGRLALDYDRPHSIGRVRAFYGNFGVLVRGLSYILTMGPEGLREVAETAVLNANYLAHHLKDTYEIAYPGPVMHEVVFSDKRQRAYGVRNVDIAKRLIDYGFHPPTMSFPLIVPGALMVEPTETECREELDLFIAAMKAIDRECRENPELVRTAPHRTRLGRLDEVAAARHPVLRWRPEDSRARSAASPESAEKERVASPEP, from the coding sequence ATGAAGGAGACACCGTGCCACGTCAGTCGCGATGAAGCATTGATCTTCGAGCGCTCTCGTCCGGGGCGAACGGCCTATAGTGTGCCGCCGCTCGATGTCCCAACGGTTCCGCTGGAGACGTGGATCGAAGCGCGTTTTCTGCGCACGGAGCCGGTGGCCGGAATGCCGGAGGTGAGCGAGGTGGACGTCGTCCGGCATTTCACGCGGCTCTCTCGGTGGAACTATGCCGTGGATGTCGGCCTGTATCCCCTGGGCTCCTGCACGATGAAGTACAACCCGAAGATGAACGAGCGCGTGGCTCGGCTGGAAGGTTTCGCTTTTCATCATCCGTTGACTCCGGAGGAGCTGTCGCAGGGGAGCTTGGAGGTCCTCAAGACATTGGAGGAGTTGCTCTGCGAAATCACGGGCATGGCGGCCGGCTGTTTGCAACCGGCTGCTGGAGCGCATGGGGAGTTGACGGGTCTTCTGCTCATCCGCGCCTGTTTGGAAGCGCGGGGCGATGCGCGGCGGAAAGTCCTCATCCCGGACTCCGCGCACGGCACGAATCCCGCGAGCGCAGCCATCTGCGGATATAGCGTGCAAACGATTCCTTCCAATGAGCGCGGGCTCATTGACCTGGACGCGCTTCGCCGCGCGGCCGATCGCGATCTCGCGGCGCTCATGCTCACGAATCCCAACACGCTCGGGCTCTTCGAAGAGGAGATCGAGGAGATCGTGCGCATTGTGCATGAGGCCGGAGGATTGGTCTACATGGACGGGGCGAATATGAATGCCCTGGTCGGGATCGCGCGTCCGGGAGACATGGGTGTGGACGTCATTCACCTGAACATCCACAAGACGTTCTCCACGCCGCATGGTGGAGGAGGGCCTGGAGCGGGTCCTGTCCTTGTGACCGCGGAATTGGAACCATTCCTCCCGGTACCCCGCATCGTGCGTCGCCACGATGGCCGACTCGCGCTCGATTACGACCGGCCTCATTCGATCGGGCGCGTGCGCGCCTTTTATGGGAACTTCGGTGTGCTCGTGCGGGGGTTGAGCTACATCCTGACGATGGGGCCCGAGGGGTTGCGCGAGGTCGCCGAGACGGCCGTGCTCAACGCCAACTATCTCGCTCATCATCTGAAGGACACCTACGAGATCGCCTATCCCGGTCCTGTCATGCATGAGGTGGTCTTCTCCGATAAACGGCAACGGGCCTATGGCGTCCGGAACGTGGACATCGCCAAGCGGCTCATTGATTATGGGTTCCATCCGCCCACGATGTCCTTCCCGCTGATCGTCCCAGGAGCTCTGATGGTGGAGCCGACCGAGACCGAATGTCGGGAGGAATTGGACCTGTTCATCGCCGCGATGAAAGCGATCGATCGCGAGTGTCGGGAGAATCCTGAGCTGGTGCGCACGGCGCCACATCGCACGCGCCTCGGGCGCTTGGACGAAGTCGCCGCCGCACGGCATCCGGTCTTGCGCTGGCGTCCCGAGGATTCGCGCGCGCGGTCCGCAGCCTCGCCGGAGAGCGCCGAGAAGGAACGGGTCGCTTCGCCAGAACCCTGA